The Phaseolus vulgaris cultivar G19833 chromosome 5, P. vulgaris v2.0, whole genome shotgun sequence genomic interval CTTAATTTGATTCTCCGAGATAATGAGAACTCTGTATATAAGTTATGGCTACCTGCATTCTTCCATTCCAATTGGCATGTTTTTTATTATACGGATTTTGTACCCGATTCCACAGCCATGCGCTGGTAGCACAAGTTGTTGAGAACTGGTATCGGAAATAGTGTGTTGAGAAAAGTGTGAATGAATGAGAACGATTATCGAAAAAAAAATGTGCGTATCTTCCTTGATGAACGGAATGACGTgataaaaaaatgatgaaatcTGATTTGTGTGAATTGTTGGTACATTTTATGTGTAGGCCTCATGTCCGTTGataaagaatattcttcttctCGACTCAGAGGGAAAGCGTGTGGCAGTCAGGTATTTTTCAGACGACTGGCCTACTAACAGCTCAAGGATTGGTTTTGAGAAGTTTGTGTTCAGTAAGACAGTTAAGACAAATGCTCGAACAGAAGGTAGGCATCAGAGTTTGACAAACACTCATCACAAAACCAAATCATGATTTTATATGGGATGCTGATACGCTGGTATTTCGTAGGTATTGCTGGTTATAATGTTACGCAGATATAGGTCTTTAAAAGTCTTTAGTTGTTTATGTAATTTTTGGAGCATAGATAGTCTTTCTTACTTTCTTGTAATCTTGGAGCTCACAATAATCAACTAAGAGCTTTTGGCTTCTTTTCTATATCTTTTACCTGAGACCCAACATTTTTTACAGAACATTTTATGAAACATTCTAAATAGCCAGCATGTCTTGTTTTGTGCTTTAGCTCTTAATTCCTCTGATGATGCCCACCATTTCTTTACCCGTGTATCAAGTCTCCAAATTAGTTCCAACACTAGGCTTGAtttttcctctttctctttttgggCATATCAACATGCATCCAAAATCATTATTTTCTATAGACCAGACTATAAGTACTGGTATTTGTTGTTATCATTGAATTAAAGAAAGAACTTTGTCAGAATGTTGGACTGATCAATTTGTCAGTGAAATTTgagatatataaaatattggTTACTCTTCCCTGTGTGGCTTTAAAAAGATTTCTACCAAGTTCTTTAGTGGGAGCATTATTTTATATTGCCATTTACCACCAAGTGGAAGTCTTTACTCgtgtttattttgtttttttttgttaactGTGTATATTGTTTCACATTATCTTTAGCTGAGATCACATTACTCGACAACAAtatcattatttacaaatttgtaCAAGATCTCCATTTCTTTGTCACTGGCGGCGATGATGAAAATGAGATCATTTTAGCTTCAGTTCTTCAGGGtttctttgattcaatcacGCTTCTCTTAAGGTAttcaagattattttttttatctagatTTTAAATACAGATGCATTTTACTCATCGTGCTTCTGTCTTCTCTTGTATATTACTTCTTGTGCCATTTACAGGAACAATGTTGACAAAAGAGAGGCGCTTGAAAACTTGGATCTTATTCTTTTATGCCTTGATGAGATTGTTGATGGAGGGTATGCATGTGTTATTAGTCACATCTCTTTCTTTGTATTgcaactattttatttattttctaatttttgtcCTTCCTTGAAGGATGATACTAGAAACAAATGGACCTCTTATTGCTGAAAAAGTGACCTCTCACAGCATGGATGCCGAGTCTCCCCTGTCTGAGCAGGTAATGCAACACTCTTTCTGTTTTGTTTCTTGCACTAATGtatgcttactgtttttacatTAGAGTTACATGACTTGCCATTTAGACCTGAGGTTGCTTCATTTATTCCTCATACTAAACTTACTTTTGAAGGCTATCATGTAACACTTTATTCTTAaagttaattttgttttgaagatCAGCATATTGCTTTGACCTTGGATCTGATGATTGTAAATTTCTGATA includes:
- the LOC137834421 gene encoding coatomer subunit zeta-2-like, whose translation is MASQASCPLIKNILLLDSEGKRVAVRYFSDDWPTNSSRIGFEKFVFSKTVKTNARTEAEITLLDNNIIIYKFVQDLHFFVTGGDDENEIILASVLQGFFDSITLLLRNNVDKREALENLDLILLCLDEIVDGGMILETNGPLIAEKVTSHSMDAESPLSEQTLSQAWTTAREHLTRTLLK